One Planctomycetota bacterium genomic window carries:
- a CDS encoding DUF6504 family protein, whose product MIRHFIGESIEPVIESVDTRRMATGEPGLPMRFRWRGEEHTIAEVLEQWRQTGPCTSGSDEQYVRKHWYRVRTAAGVEMKLYFERQARSGRDRKVRWWLHSIASTEQEG is encoded by the coding sequence GTGATCAGGCACTTCATCGGCGAATCCATCGAGCCGGTCATCGAGTCCGTGGACACCCGCCGCATGGCGACGGGCGAACCGGGCCTGCCGATGCGCTTCCGCTGGCGGGGCGAGGAGCACACGATCGCCGAAGTCCTCGAACAATGGCGTCAGACAGGCCCATGCACGTCCGGCAGCGACGAGCAGTACGTGCGGAAGCACTGGTACCGCGTGCGCACCGCCGCCGGCGTCGAGATGAAGCTGTATTTCGAGCGCCAGGCTCGATCTGGCCGCGACCGGAAGGTGAGATGGTGGCTGCACAGCATCGCCTCGACTGAGCAGGAGGGATGA
- a CDS encoding GFA family protein: MDVRFRWVVWPLGGAALVAFVWMCLFMMVPDHSSLHRLGPGGGGTPSASKRRVPSVSVTAAAVVAKGAAATPDPAKPLTGQCHCGQVRFRVEGPVVRCSYCDCRGCQRATGALNAPYVTVPRSGFAITAGAPASFRAASKAKCDCNGVWSFCKDCGAPLFWRADKGTELDILAGTLDDVSVFQVKE, from the coding sequence ATGGACGTACGCTTCCGCTGGGTCGTGTGGCCACTGGGCGGTGCTGCCCTGGTGGCATTCGTGTGGATGTGCCTCTTCATGATGGTCCCAGACCACTCCTCTCTGCACCGCCTGGGGCCAGGCGGCGGGGGGACGCCGTCCGCGTCGAAGCGGCGAGTCCCGTCGGTGAGCGTCACCGCCGCCGCTGTCGTCGCGAAGGGAGCCGCCGCCACGCCCGACCCGGCCAAGCCGCTCACCGGCCAGTGCCACTGTGGGCAGGTCAGGTTCAGGGTTGAAGGCCCGGTAGTCAGGTGCAGCTATTGCGACTGCCGCGGCTGCCAGCGGGCCACGGGCGCGCTCAATGCCCCCTACGTCACCGTCCCCCGCAGCGGCTTCGCGATCACGGCCGGCGCGCCGGCGTCGTTCCGCGCGGCCTCGAAGGCGAAGTGCGACTGCAACGGCGTGTGGTCCTTCTGCAAGGATTGCGGCGCGCCGTTGTTCTGGCGGGCCGACAAGGGCACCGAACTGGACATTCTGGCCGGGACGCTCGACGACGTCTCGGTCTTCCAGGTGAAGGAGTAG
- a CDS encoding sugar phosphate isomerase/epimerase family protein, giving the protein MSLTRRVFLSGSAAGLAGAALAPQLLAAEASAPRIRIAARHFGGNLDGAKKAGLEGVEVGVGGPKDTLEIADPARRAKIKEQMKATGVAVSSLSMDLLNGNPVATDPRGPAWLEQCIEAAKDLGAVGILVPFFGGESSLRNGKGLIKERVDALVARLKEIAPKAKAAGVSLGLENTCSAKQNLEILDAIGTDGVSVYYDIGNSTGHGYDVPAEIRALKGRLCPCIHFKDGGSYLGEGRVKMEPVAEALKAIEFRGWIVLETACPSKDAVADCKRNADYIRKLMGLTT; this is encoded by the coding sequence ATGAGTCTGACGCGAAGGGTATTCCTGTCGGGGAGTGCGGCGGGGCTGGCCGGGGCGGCGCTGGCGCCCCAGTTGCTGGCTGCCGAGGCATCCGCGCCCAGGATTCGCATCGCCGCGCGCCACTTCGGCGGCAACCTCGACGGGGCCAAGAAGGCGGGTCTCGAAGGCGTGGAAGTCGGCGTGGGCGGCCCGAAGGACACGCTGGAGATCGCCGACCCCGCCCGCCGCGCGAAGATCAAGGAGCAGATGAAGGCCACAGGCGTCGCCGTGTCGTCGCTCTCGATGGACCTGTTGAACGGCAATCCCGTGGCCACCGACCCGCGCGGCCCGGCCTGGCTCGAGCAGTGCATCGAGGCCGCCAAGGACCTGGGCGCCGTGGGCATCCTCGTGCCCTTCTTCGGCGGGGAGTCCAGCCTGCGCAACGGCAAGGGCCTCATCAAAGAACGCGTGGACGCTCTGGTCGCCCGCCTGAAAGAGATCGCGCCGAAGGCCAAAGCGGCCGGCGTGAGCCTCGGCCTCGAAAACACCTGCTCCGCCAAGCAGAACCTCGAGATCCTCGATGCCATCGGGACCGACGGCGTGAGCGTGTACTACGACATCGGCAACTCGACGGGCCACGGCTACGACGTGCCCGCCGAAATCCGCGCGCTCAAGGGCCGCCTCTGCCCCTGCATCCACTTCAAGGACGGCGGCAGCTACCTGGGCGAAGGCAGAGTGAAGATGGAGCCCGTGGCCGAAGCCCTCAAGGCCATCGAGTTCCGGGGCTGGATCGTGCTCGAGACCGCCTGCCCATCCAAGGACGCCGTGGCCGACTGCAAGCGCAACGCCGACTACATCCGCAAGCTCATGGGGCTCACGACCTGA